Genomic DNA from Chloroflexota bacterium:
ATTCGGACCTAGCGATTCAATGACACCCAGGAATAGTCCGCCAAGCATGGCTCCGGGCACATTACCGATGCCACCGAGGACGGCAGCGGTGAACGCTTTTAACCCCGGGAAAAAACCCATAAAGAAATAGACGCCTTGTGGGCGGAACAACCCGTTGAAAACACCAGCTGCCCCAGCCAATGCGCCACCAACTGCAAAGGTCGAGACGATAACTTTATCGATATCAATACCCATCAGGCGGGCGACATCTTTGTCTTCAGATACAGCGCGCATGGCTTTACCCATTTTTGTGCGTTCCACCCATAAGTAGAGAGCAAGCATTAATGCGATGGCGGCAAAAAGCACAACCAATTGGACGAGTGGCACCTGAAATCCGAAAACATTGACGGTTACTCGCAGGCTGGGGATTTCAGGATACGAGCGAAACTCTGCGCCATAAAGCCCGCGGAAGGTGTATTGCAAAGCAAAAGATGCACCGATAGCTGTAATGAGTGGTACCAACCGGGGAGCGCCGCGCAAAGGACGGTAGGCTACGCGTTCAAGTAATAACGCGATGCCTGTCGAAACTCCTGCGGCCAATAGAATAAGTGCGATGATGGCAAGAACAGGATGTCGCTCTAAAAAGCCCGAATTAGCGAAATATTGCGCCAGGAATACAGCTGTAAAGGCGCCCCCCATATAAACTTCGCCGTGGGCAAAATTGATCATCATGAGAATGCCGTAAACCAGGGTGTATCCCAGCGCGATTAGCGCATAGATACTGCCTTGTGCCAGACCGGCAAACACGAGGGTAGCCCATTGTTCACTACTATAGGAATCGGCTTTGACCGTGTTAAATATACCGATGATAATAGCTGCCACAATGAGTATTTGAAACAGTCTCAGAAAGACATCCACCCATGATAAGCGTTCAAAGAATTGTTTTAGCATTGTGTTTTGTCCTCATACAGATTAATGAGCCAGGGAAAGTGATATTCCCTGGCTCATTATCTTTTCTAGCCTATATGGCTGTTAGCATAATAGGTTGTAGCAAAAGCCAGGATCAAAGACTAGGGGGTGTAAACTGCTTCGGGTGGCCAGTTGCCATCAACTTCAGCTTCGGTGATCTGGAAGATACCCAGGGCTGCGCCAGTGGCGCAGTCGCCATGGCTGGCATTGGTGATGCCAAAGGCACTGTAGTCATCATCACTGCAATCCAGCGCTCCGGTCAGGCCGGTGTAGTCGGTCACGCCGGCGATAGCATCACGCAAAGCCTGGCGGCCAACGTGGATGGTTCCGTCAGCATCGACAACCGCAACAGCTTCGATAGCGTCAAACAGAATGTTTGTGCCATCATAAGCGAAGGCGTGGAAACCACTGGGCGGGGCGCCAGCAAACTTGGTTTCCCATTTGGCCAGGAACTCATCATAGTCCGCGCCCGAAACATAGGGGCCGGAGAGATACATACCCACGGCATTGGCGCCAGAGTTCTCGGGGAAGGAGTCAGACAGCAGACCATCCGCGCCCATCAGAACAGTTTCTTCAAGACCAGAAATTTCAGAAGATTGAGCTACGATGAAGGGTCCTTCAGGTTCAAAGATGGGGAAATACAGTACGGCAGGGGCGTCAGACGCAACGGTAGTCAACACAGTGCGCATGTCGGTATCGCCAACATTGACAGCACCTTGGAAGGTGATCGTGCCACCGAGTTCAACAAAGCGCCCGGCGAATACTGCTTGCAATTGGTCGGCATAGGGGCTGCCATCATGGATGGTTGCCGCAGTGGTTGCGCCAAGTTCGTTGAAAGCAAATTCAGCCGCAACAGAACCCTGGAACAGGTCGGTGTGGCAGATGCGGAAGTAGCCATCTTGCCAGGTTTCGCCCTCAAGGGTCAAGGCAGGAGCCGTGTTGGAGGGGGAGAGCATTACCAAGCCAGCACCACTGATGGTCGGCATAGCCGCAGTGGCAGCGCTGGAGCAGTTGGTGCCGATT
This window encodes:
- a CDS encoding branched-chain amino acid ABC transporter permease; protein product: MLKQFFERLSWVDVFLRLFQILIVAAIIIGIFNTVKADSYSSEQWATLVFAGLAQGSIYALIALGYTLVYGILMMINFAHGEVYMGGAFTAVFLAQYFANSGFLERHPVLAIIALILLAAGVSTGIALLLERVAYRPLRGAPRLVPLITAIGASFALQYTFRGLYGAEFRSYPEIPSLRVTVNVFGFQVPLVQLVVLFAAIALMLALYLWVERTKMGKAMRAVSEDKDVARLMGIDIDKVIVSTFAVGGALAGAAGVFNGLFRPQGVYFFMGFFPGLKAFTAAVLGGIGNVPGAMLGGLFLGVIESLGPNLIVEGLGIPAANQLKDAFAFTMLVLILIIRPQGIFGERLAEKKA
- a CDS encoding branched-chain amino acid ABC transporter substrate-binding protein — encoded protein: MKTRIFTFLALLVVASMMLAACSPAPAEAPAAEEPAAEEAMAEEAPAAEEAPAAEEVMAFECTDAIGCVDIAADEPVHIAYMLTISGATAYLGEDSKGAIEIAVDDRGGELLGHAIQLSGEDSLCSAEGGQTAATKIAADPTILGVIGTNCSSAATAAMPTISGAGLVMLSPSNTAPALTLEGETWQDGYFRICHTDLFQGSVAAEFAFNELGATTAATIHDGSPYADQLQAVFAGRFVELGGTITFQGAVNVGDTDMRTVLTTVASDAPAVLYFPIFEPEGPFIVAQSSEISGLEETVLMGADGLLSDSFPENSGANAVGMYLSGPYVSGADYDEFLAKWETKFAGAPPSGFHAFAYDGTNILFDAIEAVAVVDADGTIHVGRQALRDAIAGVTDYTGLTGALDCSDDDYSAFGITNASHGDCATGAALGIFQITEAEVDGNWPPEAVYTP